A window from Hemicordylus capensis ecotype Gifberg chromosome 2, rHemCap1.1.pri, whole genome shotgun sequence encodes these proteins:
- the DDX39A gene encoding ATP-dependent RNA helicase DDX39A isoform X1, translating to MLPAAEVWGKDFLQEHMQDMAEQDVENELLDYEEDEEPQAVTDAAPVPAKKDVKGSYVSIHSSGFRDFLLKPELLRAIVDCGFEHPSEVQHECIPQAILGMDVLCQAKSGMGKTAVFVLATLQQIEPLDGQVSVLVMCHTRELAFQISKEYERFSKYMPTVKVAVFFGGLSIKKDEDLLKKNCPHIVVGTPGRILALVRNKTLNLRNVKHFVLDECDKMLEQLDMRRDVQEIFRLTPHEKQCMMFSATLSKEIRPVCRKFMQDPMEVFVDDETKLTLHGLQQYYVKLKDTEKNRKLFDLLDVLEFNQVVIFVKSVQRCMALAQLLVEQNFPAIAIHRGMSQEERLSRYQQFKDFQRRILVATNLFGRGMDIERVNIVFNYDMPEDSDTYLHRVARAGRFGTKGLAITFVSDEGDAKILNEVQDRFEVNVAELPEEIDISSYIEQSR from the exons GACATGGCTGAGCAGGATGTGGAGAATGAGTTGTTGGATTATGAGGAGGATGAAGAGCCGCAGGCAGTGACTGACGCAGCCCCAGTCCCTGCTAAAAAAGATGTGAAGGGCTCCTATGTCTCCATCCACAGTTCTGGCTTCCGAGACTTCCTGCTGAAGCCAGAGCTACTTCGTGCCATTGTGGATTGCGGCTTTGAGCACCCATCAgaag TGCAGcatgagtgcattccacaggctaTCCTAGGCATGGATGTGCTATGCCAAGCCAAGTCAGGCATGGGGAAGACGGCTGTCTTTGTACTGGCCACGCTGCAGCAGATTGAGCCATTGGATGGGCAG GTGTCAGTGCTGGTGATGTGTCACACTCGGGAGCTGGCTTTCCAGATCAGTAAAGAGTATGAGCGCTTCTCTAAATATATGCCCACTGTCAAG GTAGCTGTCTTCTTTGGGGGCCTTTCCATCAAGAAGGATGAAGacttgctgaagaagaactgtCCACATATTGTGGTGGGGACCCCAGGCCGTATCCTTGCTCTGGTGCGCAACAAGACCCTCAACCTGCGCAATGTCAAGCATTTTGTGTTGGATGAGTGTGACAAGATGCTGGAGCAGTTGG ACATGCGCCGTGATGTCCAGGAGATCTTTCGACTGACACCCCACGAGAAGCAGTGCATGATGTTTAGTGCTACCCTGAGCAAGGAGATCCGACCTGTCTGCAGGAAGTTCATGCAGGAT CCCATGGAAGTGTTTGTGGATGATGAGACCAAGCTGACTTTGCATGGCCTGCAGCAATACTATGTGAAACTGAAGGACACAGAGAAAAACCGCAAGCTCTTTGACCTTCTGGATGTACTGGAGTTCAATCAG GTTGTGATATTTGTGAAGTCAGTGCAGCGTTGTATGGCGTTGGCTCAGCTGCTGGTTGAGCAGAACTTCCCAGCCATTGCTATTCACAGGGGAATGTCCCAGGAGGAGAG ACTCTCTCGGTACCAGCAGTTCAAAGACTTCCAGCGCCGGATTTTGGTGGCTACTAATCTGTTTGGCCGTGGGATGGACATAGAGCGGGTCAACATAGTCTTTAACTATGATATGCCTGAGGATTCTGATACCTACCTGCACAGG GTGGCCCGAGCTGGGCGTTTTGGTACAAAAGGTTTGGCCATTACCTTTGTGTCAGATGAAGGTGATGCCAAAATCCTCAATGAAGTGCAGGATCGCTTTGAGGTTAATGTGGCGGAGCTTCCTGAAGAGATCGACATCTCCTCATATA TTGAGCAAAGCCGGTAG
- the DDX39A gene encoding ATP-dependent RNA helicase DDX39A isoform X3: MAEQDVENELLDYEEDEEPQAVTDAAPVPAKKDVKGSYVSIHSSGFRDFLLKPELLRAIVDCGFEHPSEVQHECIPQAILGMDVLCQAKSGMGKTAVFVLATLQQIEPLDGQVSVLVMCHTRELAFQISKEYERFSKYMPTVKVAVFFGGLSIKKDEDLLKKNCPHIVVGTPGRILALVRNKTLNLRNVKHFVLDECDKMLEQLDMRRDVQEIFRLTPHEKQCMMFSATLSKEIRPVCRKFMQDPMEVFVDDETKLTLHGLQQYYVKLKDTEKNRKLFDLLDVLEFNQVVIFVKSVQRCMALAQLLVEQNFPAIAIHRGMSQEERLSRYQQFKDFQRRILVATNLFGRGMDIERVNIVFNYDMPEDSDTYLHRVARAGRFGTKGLAITFVSDEGDAKILNEVQDRFEVNVAELPEEIDISSYIEQSR, encoded by the exons ATGGCTGAGCAGGATGTGGAGAATGAGTTGTTGGATTATGAGGAGGATGAAGAGCCGCAGGCAGTGACTGACGCAGCCCCAGTCCCTGCTAAAAAAGATGTGAAGGGCTCCTATGTCTCCATCCACAGTTCTGGCTTCCGAGACTTCCTGCTGAAGCCAGAGCTACTTCGTGCCATTGTGGATTGCGGCTTTGAGCACCCATCAgaag TGCAGcatgagtgcattccacaggctaTCCTAGGCATGGATGTGCTATGCCAAGCCAAGTCAGGCATGGGGAAGACGGCTGTCTTTGTACTGGCCACGCTGCAGCAGATTGAGCCATTGGATGGGCAG GTGTCAGTGCTGGTGATGTGTCACACTCGGGAGCTGGCTTTCCAGATCAGTAAAGAGTATGAGCGCTTCTCTAAATATATGCCCACTGTCAAG GTAGCTGTCTTCTTTGGGGGCCTTTCCATCAAGAAGGATGAAGacttgctgaagaagaactgtCCACATATTGTGGTGGGGACCCCAGGCCGTATCCTTGCTCTGGTGCGCAACAAGACCCTCAACCTGCGCAATGTCAAGCATTTTGTGTTGGATGAGTGTGACAAGATGCTGGAGCAGTTGG ACATGCGCCGTGATGTCCAGGAGATCTTTCGACTGACACCCCACGAGAAGCAGTGCATGATGTTTAGTGCTACCCTGAGCAAGGAGATCCGACCTGTCTGCAGGAAGTTCATGCAGGAT CCCATGGAAGTGTTTGTGGATGATGAGACCAAGCTGACTTTGCATGGCCTGCAGCAATACTATGTGAAACTGAAGGACACAGAGAAAAACCGCAAGCTCTTTGACCTTCTGGATGTACTGGAGTTCAATCAG GTTGTGATATTTGTGAAGTCAGTGCAGCGTTGTATGGCGTTGGCTCAGCTGCTGGTTGAGCAGAACTTCCCAGCCATTGCTATTCACAGGGGAATGTCCCAGGAGGAGAG ACTCTCTCGGTACCAGCAGTTCAAAGACTTCCAGCGCCGGATTTTGGTGGCTACTAATCTGTTTGGCCGTGGGATGGACATAGAGCGGGTCAACATAGTCTTTAACTATGATATGCCTGAGGATTCTGATACCTACCTGCACAGG GTGGCCCGAGCTGGGCGTTTTGGTACAAAAGGTTTGGCCATTACCTTTGTGTCAGATGAAGGTGATGCCAAAATCCTCAATGAAGTGCAGGATCGCTTTGAGGTTAATGTGGCGGAGCTTCCTGAAGAGATCGACATCTCCTCATATA TTGAGCAAAGCCGGTAG
- the DDX39A gene encoding ATP-dependent RNA helicase DDX39A isoform X2 produces the protein MNHQSSTPLTVDKDMAEQDVENELLDYEEDEEPQAVTDAAPVPAKKDVKGSYVSIHSSGFRDFLLKPELLRAIVDCGFEHPSEVQHECIPQAILGMDVLCQAKSGMGKTAVFVLATLQQIEPLDGQVSVLVMCHTRELAFQISKEYERFSKYMPTVKVAVFFGGLSIKKDEDLLKKNCPHIVVGTPGRILALVRNKTLNLRNVKHFVLDECDKMLEQLDMRRDVQEIFRLTPHEKQCMMFSATLSKEIRPVCRKFMQDPMEVFVDDETKLTLHGLQQYYVKLKDTEKNRKLFDLLDVLEFNQVVIFVKSVQRCMALAQLLVEQNFPAIAIHRGMSQEERLSRYQQFKDFQRRILVATNLFGRGMDIERVNIVFNYDMPEDSDTYLHRVARAGRFGTKGLAITFVSDEGDAKILNEVQDRFEVNVAELPEEIDISSYIEQSR, from the exons GACATGGCTGAGCAGGATGTGGAGAATGAGTTGTTGGATTATGAGGAGGATGAAGAGCCGCAGGCAGTGACTGACGCAGCCCCAGTCCCTGCTAAAAAAGATGTGAAGGGCTCCTATGTCTCCATCCACAGTTCTGGCTTCCGAGACTTCCTGCTGAAGCCAGAGCTACTTCGTGCCATTGTGGATTGCGGCTTTGAGCACCCATCAgaag TGCAGcatgagtgcattccacaggctaTCCTAGGCATGGATGTGCTATGCCAAGCCAAGTCAGGCATGGGGAAGACGGCTGTCTTTGTACTGGCCACGCTGCAGCAGATTGAGCCATTGGATGGGCAG GTGTCAGTGCTGGTGATGTGTCACACTCGGGAGCTGGCTTTCCAGATCAGTAAAGAGTATGAGCGCTTCTCTAAATATATGCCCACTGTCAAG GTAGCTGTCTTCTTTGGGGGCCTTTCCATCAAGAAGGATGAAGacttgctgaagaagaactgtCCACATATTGTGGTGGGGACCCCAGGCCGTATCCTTGCTCTGGTGCGCAACAAGACCCTCAACCTGCGCAATGTCAAGCATTTTGTGTTGGATGAGTGTGACAAGATGCTGGAGCAGTTGG ACATGCGCCGTGATGTCCAGGAGATCTTTCGACTGACACCCCACGAGAAGCAGTGCATGATGTTTAGTGCTACCCTGAGCAAGGAGATCCGACCTGTCTGCAGGAAGTTCATGCAGGAT CCCATGGAAGTGTTTGTGGATGATGAGACCAAGCTGACTTTGCATGGCCTGCAGCAATACTATGTGAAACTGAAGGACACAGAGAAAAACCGCAAGCTCTTTGACCTTCTGGATGTACTGGAGTTCAATCAG GTTGTGATATTTGTGAAGTCAGTGCAGCGTTGTATGGCGTTGGCTCAGCTGCTGGTTGAGCAGAACTTCCCAGCCATTGCTATTCACAGGGGAATGTCCCAGGAGGAGAG ACTCTCTCGGTACCAGCAGTTCAAAGACTTCCAGCGCCGGATTTTGGTGGCTACTAATCTGTTTGGCCGTGGGATGGACATAGAGCGGGTCAACATAGTCTTTAACTATGATATGCCTGAGGATTCTGATACCTACCTGCACAGG GTGGCCCGAGCTGGGCGTTTTGGTACAAAAGGTTTGGCCATTACCTTTGTGTCAGATGAAGGTGATGCCAAAATCCTCAATGAAGTGCAGGATCGCTTTGAGGTTAATGTGGCGGAGCTTCCTGAAGAGATCGACATCTCCTCATATA TTGAGCAAAGCCGGTAG